In the Mytilus trossulus isolate FHL-02 chromosome 1, PNRI_Mtr1.1.1.hap1, whole genome shotgun sequence genome, one interval contains:
- the LOC134684698 gene encoding GTPase IMAP family member 9-like — translation MAEAPENELRMVLIGKTGNGKSKTGNTILGQKIFPFGSGAMSLTTTCQLRNAHRFGKKISLVDTPGVFDNRNDNENVQQEIKKCIWLTCEGPHAIILCVPIGRFTNEDVETVKHFCSHFGENLTKYVIVLFTRFDDWKRDRTENSLDPGMEGFIDSLTPPLREFLSKCGNRFIEFDNTLKETSADSQVQRLLGMVEKMVRENGGSHYTNKDYQKAELELQKQIEENKKEKEKEILKMQQEMRKEIDDDLRKQYKEREQKLIQEIQNIRDETKKQNWLQGVLNAGISFVKSIFRF, via the coding sequence atGGCAGAAGCTCCAGAAAACGAATTACGAATGGTCCTGATTGGGAAAACTGGAAATGGTAAAAGTAAGACTGGGAACACAATTTTAGGGCAGAAGATATTCCCTTTTGGAAGCGGTGCGATGTCCCTGACAACTACTTGTCAACTGAGAAATGCACATAGATTTGGCAAAAAGATTAGCTTGGTAGACACCCCAGGAGTGTTTGACAACAGGAATGATAATGAAAATGTTCAACAGGAAATAAAGAAGTGCATATGGCTTACATGTGAAGGCCCGCATGCAATAATTCTATGCGTTCCCATTGGTCGTTTTACAAATGAAGATGTGGAGacagtaaaacatttttgttcccATTTTGGTGAAAACTTAACAAagtatgttattgttttattcacGCGATTCGACGATTGGAAACGTGATAGGACAGAGAACTCTCTTGATCCAGGTATGGAAGGATTCATTGACTCTCTTACGCCCCCCTTGAGAGAATTTTTAAGTAAATGCGGGAATCGATTCATTGAGTTTGACAATACCTTGAAAGAAACCAGCGCCGACAGCCAAGTGCAAAGACTCCTAGGAATGGTCGAAAAAATGGTGAGAGAAAATGGAGGGTCACATTACACAAATAAAGATTACCAAAAGGCAGAACTAGAACTGCAAAAACAGATAGAGGAgaacaaaaaggaaaaagaaaaagaaatactgAAAATGCAACAGGAAATGAGAAAAGAAATAGATGATGACCTaagaaaacaatataaagaaagagaacaaaaattaatacaagaaattcaaaatatcCGAGATGagactaaaaaacaaaactggTTACAAGGCGTGTTAAATGCAGGGATAAGTTTTGTCAAGtcaattttcagattttaa